The proteins below come from a single Beutenbergia cavernae DSM 12333 genomic window:
- a CDS encoding serine hydrolase domain-containing protein, whose product MTKLTPDLVRDLSDYLASWLELQRRRRRTPGIQAAIRAGDEVVLDVALGLSDLDSGEPLTTEHLFRIASHSKTFTATAIFQLLEDGRLRLDDPVQQWVPELAGAEVGPVTLRELLGHQAGVIRDGADSDFWQLIGPFPDREMLLALAREAGVVYAPNEHFKYSNIGYGLLGLVIEAASGQSYAEYVGEHIVDRLGLERTGPELDNSRAAEYAGGHTGLIAGDDERWTIRHVDTRALAAATGFYSTARDLTTYGAAHVLGSEALLEDRSKRLMQRLESVVRRRGKDVGRYGVGIELGEVGERQVVGHSGGYPGHITRTWIDPEDGLVVSVLTNVLEGPATELAEGLIRIIDLALDVPDDLPAVPDGVDLDRFTGRFVNLWGVTDVVRLGDRLVLLHPTAPNPVESVDELEVIDDATLRLRPEPGFGNVGERITYTFSEDDDGVSVSSVRIGGGTAWPEETFTARREAMVRGEGAPA is encoded by the coding sequence GTGACGAAGCTGACTCCCGACCTGGTTCGCGACCTCTCCGACTACCTCGCCTCCTGGCTCGAGCTGCAGCGCCGTCGGCGTCGCACGCCCGGGATCCAGGCGGCGATCCGCGCGGGCGACGAGGTCGTGCTCGATGTCGCGCTCGGGCTCAGCGACCTCGACTCCGGCGAGCCCCTCACCACCGAGCACCTGTTCCGGATCGCCTCCCACTCGAAGACGTTCACCGCGACGGCGATCTTCCAGCTGCTCGAGGACGGCCGCCTGCGCCTGGACGACCCCGTACAGCAGTGGGTGCCGGAGCTCGCCGGCGCGGAGGTCGGCCCGGTCACGCTGCGTGAGCTGCTCGGCCACCAGGCCGGCGTGATCCGCGACGGCGCCGACAGCGACTTCTGGCAGCTCATCGGCCCATTCCCGGACCGCGAGATGCTGCTCGCCCTCGCCCGCGAGGCCGGCGTCGTCTACGCGCCGAACGAGCACTTCAAGTACTCCAACATCGGCTACGGGCTGCTCGGGCTCGTCATCGAGGCGGCGTCCGGGCAGTCGTACGCGGAGTACGTGGGCGAGCACATCGTCGACCGGCTCGGCCTGGAGCGCACCGGTCCGGAGCTCGACAACTCGCGCGCCGCGGAGTACGCGGGCGGCCACACCGGACTCATCGCCGGCGACGACGAACGCTGGACCATCCGCCACGTGGACACGCGCGCGCTCGCGGCCGCGACGGGCTTCTACTCCACGGCCCGGGACCTCACGACGTACGGCGCCGCCCACGTGCTCGGCTCCGAGGCGCTCCTGGAGGACCGGAGCAAGCGACTCATGCAGCGACTCGAGTCCGTGGTCCGGCGGCGCGGCAAGGACGTCGGGCGGTACGGCGTCGGCATCGAGCTCGGCGAGGTCGGCGAACGGCAGGTCGTCGGGCACTCCGGCGGCTATCCGGGCCACATCACGCGCACGTGGATCGACCCGGAGGACGGCCTCGTCGTCAGCGTGCTCACGAACGTGCTCGAAGGGCCGGCGACCGAGCTGGCCGAGGGCCTCATCCGGATCATCGACCTCGCGCTCGACGTGCCGGACGACCTCCCCGCGGTGCCTGACGGCGTCGATCTCGACCGGTTCACCGGCCGGTTCGTCAACCTGTGGGGCGTCACCGACGTGGTCCGCCTCGGCGATCGGCTGGTCCTGCTCCACCCGACCGCGCCGAACCCGGTCGAGTCCGTGGACGAGCTCGAGGTGATCGACGACGCCACGCTGAGGCTGCGACCCGAGCCGGGCTTTGGGAACGTGGGGGAGCGGATCACGTACACGTTCTCGGAGGACGACGACGGCGTCAGCGTCAGCTCCGTGCGCATCGGCGGTGGGACGGCATGGCCGGAGGAGACGTTCACCGCACGACGTGAGGCGATGGTGCGAGGCGAGGGCGCCCCCGCGTGA
- a CDS encoding GNAT family N-acetyltransferase translates to MSADHDATPSAGLRIDVVDTAHAGELLTVRRAAFVTEAQLYDDPNIPALTQTLAELETDLARADVVTLGAWMGQRLVGSVRVGLEEDRALLGRLAVVPDLQGQGIGTQLLLAVLHYLPEQTQEVWVFTGQDSKQNLSLYAKHGFEHQYDQNAGDLTYAYLRKILGEMPTGPAADDVASA, encoded by the coding sequence ATGAGTGCGGACCACGACGCCACGCCGTCGGCCGGGCTGCGGATCGACGTCGTCGACACAGCTCACGCGGGTGAGCTGCTCACGGTGCGCCGCGCGGCGTTCGTCACCGAGGCACAGCTGTACGACGACCCGAACATCCCCGCGCTCACGCAGACGCTGGCCGAGCTCGAGACGGACCTCGCGCGGGCCGACGTGGTCACGCTCGGCGCCTGGATGGGTCAGCGCCTCGTGGGCTCGGTCCGGGTGGGACTCGAGGAGGACCGGGCGCTGCTCGGCCGGCTCGCCGTCGTGCCGGACCTGCAGGGCCAGGGGATCGGCACCCAGCTGCTGCTCGCCGTCCTGCACTACCTGCCCGAGCAGACGCAGGAGGTCTGGGTGTTCACGGGCCAGGACTCCAAGCAGAACCTGTCGTTGTACGCCAAGCACGGCTTCGAGCACCAGTACGACCAGAACGCGGGCGACCTGACGTACGCGTACCTGCGCAAGATCCTCGGTGAGATGCCGACGGGTCCGGCGGCCGACGACGTCGCCTCGGCCTGA
- the purU gene encoding formyltetrahydrofolate deformylase produces MTHWVLTLSCPDRPGIVSAVAGVLAGLGGNITESQQFGDADTGLYFMRVQVECDASREVLDRAVGGVAEQFGMSWELDVVGRPVRTVVMVSTAAHCLNDLLFRQRSERLPIEIVAVVSNHTMLAELAAFYGIDFHHVPVTRETRVDAEAQLLELVHALDAELVVLARYMQILSDDLCRDLEGRIINIHHSFLPSFKGARPYAQAHERGVKLIGATAHYATADLDEGPIIEQDVERVRHDDTVEDLVAMGQDVERRVLARAVRWHAEHRVLLDRTRTVVFR; encoded by the coding sequence GTGACGCACTGGGTCCTCACGTTGTCCTGCCCCGACCGTCCGGGCATCGTCTCGGCCGTGGCCGGTGTGCTCGCGGGCCTGGGCGGCAACATCACGGAGTCGCAGCAGTTCGGCGACGCCGACACCGGCCTGTACTTCATGCGGGTTCAGGTCGAGTGCGACGCGTCCCGCGAGGTCCTCGACCGCGCGGTGGGCGGCGTCGCCGAGCAGTTCGGCATGTCGTGGGAGCTCGACGTCGTGGGCCGCCCGGTGCGGACGGTGGTCATGGTCTCGACGGCGGCGCACTGCCTCAACGATCTCCTGTTCCGGCAGCGCTCGGAACGGCTGCCGATCGAGATCGTCGCCGTGGTGTCGAACCACACGATGCTCGCGGAGCTCGCCGCGTTCTACGGCATCGACTTCCACCACGTCCCGGTGACGCGCGAGACGCGCGTCGACGCGGAGGCGCAGCTCCTCGAGCTCGTGCACGCCCTGGACGCCGAGCTCGTGGTGCTGGCGCGGTACATGCAGATCCTGTCGGACGACCTGTGCCGCGACCTCGAGGGGCGGATCATCAACATCCACCACTCGTTCCTGCCGAGCTTCAAGGGGGCGCGGCCGTACGCGCAGGCCCACGAGCGCGGCGTGAAGCTCATCGGCGCGACGGCGCACTACGCCACCGCCGATCTCGACGAGGGCCCGATCATCGAGCAGGACGTCGAACGCGTGCGGCACGACGACACGGTGGAGGACCTCGTCGCGATGGGGCAGGACGTCGAGCGCCGCGTCCTCGCGCGCGCCGTGCGCTGGCACGCCGAGCACCGGGTGCTGCTCGACCGCACGCGGACGGTCGTCTTCCGCTGA
- a CDS encoding ATP-binding cassette domain-containing protein, with translation MITEVPVPLLSVRGIGKRFGAVEALVDVDLDVHAHEVVALVGDNAAGKSTLAKIVAGVLTPDTGLIEIDGAPVQVPSPSAAHDLGIATVFQDLAVCDNLDVTANLFLGRELRTGRVLDDGRMEQIARRVLRDLSSQIASVRTPLSQLSAGQRQSVAIARTLIGNPRIVVLDEPTASLSVAQTAEVLVHIERLRELGLGVILISHNMNDVRAVGDRIEVLRHGRNNGSFHGPSTGSEEIIAAITGARMVAPPSASHRHAMPTMR, from the coding sequence GCGGTCGAGGCACTCGTGGACGTCGACCTCGACGTCCACGCCCACGAGGTCGTCGCCCTCGTCGGCGACAATGCCGCCGGCAAGTCGACGCTGGCGAAGATCGTCGCGGGCGTCCTCACGCCCGACACCGGGCTGATCGAGATCGACGGCGCGCCGGTGCAGGTCCCGTCGCCGTCCGCCGCGCACGACCTCGGGATCGCCACGGTGTTCCAGGACCTCGCCGTGTGCGACAACCTCGACGTGACGGCGAACCTGTTCCTCGGCCGGGAGCTGCGCACCGGCCGCGTGCTCGACGACGGTCGCATGGAGCAGATCGCCCGCCGCGTGCTGCGTGACCTCTCCTCGCAGATCGCCTCGGTGCGGACGCCGCTCTCCCAGCTGTCCGCGGGTCAGCGCCAGTCCGTCGCGATCGCGCGCACGCTGATCGGGAACCCGCGCATCGTCGTCCTCGACGAGCCGACGGCGTCGCTGTCGGTGGCGCAGACGGCGGAGGTGCTCGTGCACATCGAGCGGCTGCGGGAGCTCGGGCTCGGGGTGATCCTCATCAGCCACAACATGAACGACGTCCGTGCGGTGGGCGACCGGATCGAGGTGCTGCGGCACGGGCGCAACAACGGGTCGTTCCACGGCCCGTCCACGGGCTCGGAGGAGATCATCGCCGCGATCACGGGTGCACGCATGGTCGCGCCGCCGAGCGCGAGCCACCGGCACGCGATGCCGACGATGCGCTGA